Proteins from a single region of Nakamurella flava:
- a CDS encoding zinc-dependent alcohol dehydrogenase family protein: protein MPAVVYDAVGERPRVVSVPVPECPRDGVLVRVAATGVCRSDWHAWRGHDPVPLPMIPGHEFAGTVAAVGDDVTGISVGTRVTAPFVNGCGHCAWCALGEAQVCPDQTQPGFTHLGSFAEYVAVRAAATNLVPLPDGVDMTTAAALGCRFATAFRALTAHAEVGPGTEVAVFGCGGVGLSAIMIAVALGARVTAVDVSATALSRARELGAAMTVDSSAAQEGVATAVVAATDGGAHITVDALGSAATAETGVLSLRRRGVHVQIGLMFGDAARAPLPWDRVIAWELRVAGSHGMAAADYPAMLALIEQGRLRPAELVGATVDLGGAVDALVAMDTPGAGAGGIVVARP, encoded by the coding sequence ATGCCGGCCGTTGTCTACGACGCCGTCGGGGAGCGCCCCCGGGTCGTTTCCGTCCCCGTGCCCGAGTGCCCGCGAGACGGGGTGCTGGTGCGGGTGGCCGCCACGGGGGTCTGCCGGTCGGACTGGCATGCCTGGCGCGGCCACGACCCGGTCCCGCTCCCGATGATCCCCGGGCACGAATTCGCCGGGACCGTCGCCGCGGTCGGCGACGACGTGACCGGAATCAGCGTCGGCACGCGGGTCACCGCCCCGTTCGTCAACGGCTGCGGGCACTGCGCCTGGTGCGCCTTGGGTGAGGCCCAGGTGTGCCCGGACCAGACCCAGCCCGGGTTCACCCATCTCGGCTCGTTCGCCGAATACGTCGCGGTGCGGGCCGCCGCGACCAACCTGGTGCCCCTGCCGGACGGCGTGGACATGACGACCGCCGCCGCCCTGGGCTGCCGGTTCGCCACCGCCTTCCGGGCGCTCACCGCCCACGCCGAGGTGGGTCCGGGCACCGAGGTCGCGGTGTTCGGCTGCGGCGGCGTCGGGCTGTCCGCGATCATGATCGCCGTCGCGCTGGGCGCGCGGGTCACCGCCGTGGACGTCAGCGCCACCGCGCTGTCCCGGGCTCGCGAGCTGGGGGCCGCCATGACGGTCGACTCGTCCGCCGCCCAGGAGGGTGTCGCGACTGCGGTCGTCGCCGCCACCGACGGCGGGGCGCACATCACGGTCGACGCGCTGGGTTCGGCGGCCACCGCCGAGACCGGGGTGCTGAGCCTGCGGCGCCGAGGCGTGCACGTGCAGATCGGATTGATGTTCGGCGACGCGGCCCGCGCGCCGCTGCCCTGGGACCGGGTCATCGCCTGGGAGCTCCGCGTGGCCGGGTCGCACGGTATGGCCGCCGCCGACTACCCGGCGATGCTGGCCCTCATCGAGCAGGGCCGGCTGCGGCCGGCGGAGTTGGTCGGCGCCACCGTCGATCTTGGCGGCGCGGTCGACGCGCTGGTGGCCATGGACACCCCCGGAGCGGGGGCCGGCGGCATCGTGGTGGCCCGCCCCTGA
- a CDS encoding ABC transporter substrate-binding protein, which translates to MFTARRRTALAAAMLAAALGLAACSSDSTTGSGSSATGTPAGTTTAGSTTAGSSSSASASGSVAVTGASGSEVFATPDPNLAAGNAAGKKVVYVPGLTGVPFYSSVSCGAKAEADRLGLQFTTQGDPTFAVDKQTAIVNALIADKPDAMMISITDPEAMIGPLQEAKDAGIQVIGIDGDLTDESVMATNIQSDNIIGGQLAADALAAAIGPDGGEVLLLNQAAGSLIGDARAKGFEDQLAAKYPNIKSLGQQYTQNAADKAASIVSAAATSNPNLKGVYTMNTNNTQGAITGIAEANRTGDVKLVGYDTSDPIVQGLRDGAIDGVVVQYPYGEGVLGVQSAVKLLNGETVERQQTTPFVIATKDNVDDPTVQQYIYKTDC; encoded by the coding sequence ATGTTCACAGCACGACGACGCACCGCCCTCGCCGCGGCGATGCTCGCCGCCGCGCTCGGCCTGGCCGCTTGCAGCAGCGACAGCACCACCGGGTCCGGCTCCTCCGCGACCGGAACCCCGGCCGGCACCACCACCGCGGGCTCGACCACCGCGGGCAGCTCGTCCTCTGCGAGCGCCTCGGGCTCAGTGGCGGTCACCGGCGCGTCCGGTAGCGAGGTCTTCGCCACCCCCGACCCGAACCTGGCCGCCGGGAACGCCGCCGGCAAGAAGGTCGTCTACGTCCCGGGCCTGACCGGGGTGCCGTTCTACTCCTCGGTGTCCTGCGGCGCCAAGGCCGAGGCCGACCGGCTGGGCCTGCAGTTCACCACGCAGGGGGACCCGACGTTCGCCGTCGACAAGCAGACCGCGATCGTCAACGCCCTGATCGCCGACAAGCCCGACGCGATGATGATCTCGATCACCGACCCCGAGGCGATGATCGGCCCGCTGCAGGAGGCCAAGGACGCCGGCATCCAGGTCATCGGCATCGACGGCGACCTGACCGACGAGAGCGTCATGGCCACGAACATCCAGTCCGACAACATCATCGGCGGCCAGCTGGCCGCCGATGCGCTGGCCGCCGCCATCGGGCCGGACGGTGGCGAGGTGCTGCTGCTGAACCAGGCCGCCGGTTCGCTGATCGGTGACGCGCGCGCCAAGGGCTTCGAGGACCAGCTGGCCGCGAAGTACCCGAACATCAAGAGCCTGGGCCAGCAGTACACCCAGAACGCCGCCGACAAGGCCGCCAGCATCGTGTCCGCCGCCGCGACGTCCAACCCGAATCTCAAGGGCGTCTACACGATGAACACCAACAACACCCAGGGCGCCATCACCGGCATCGCCGAGGCGAACCGCACCGGCGACGTCAAGCTCGTCGGCTACGACACCTCCGACCCGATCGTCCAGGGCCTGCGTGACGGCGCCATCGACGGCGTCGTCGTCCAGTACCCGTACGGCGAGGGCGTCCTCGGCGTCCAGTCGGCCGTCAAGCTGCTCAACGGCGAGACCGTCGAGCGTCAGCAGACCACGCCGTTCGTCATCGCCACCAAGGACAACGTGGACGACCCGACGGTGCAGCAGTACATCTACAAGACGGATTGCTGA
- a CDS encoding ABC transporter permease, with product MTKAIPDTQGAVSASPSGPAGASDRFGRLRRRLFGSSPLLMTGVLILLVIFFSIMAPQGFPTFANARNILMDMAILLVMAVGVTFVMVAAGFDLSIGSVLVFGQVCAAKVMGAMGGDGIGTMLAGLAVSVGGGVLWGLFNGWCIAKLKVPALITTLGTLGAALGVAYLLTNGNDVRTVPRILRTFNAQNFLGLKWIVWIALIVAVIGGLILAYTRFGRHTYIIGSNEETARRAGIDVQSHLIKLYAITGALAGLAGMLSLIRYGTTTIGGHGTDSLAVITGVILGGTSLFGGIGIVAGTVVGLSIPTVLNNGFVVMNVPAFWQQVAIGLILIAAVYVDQLRRKRRDQP from the coding sequence ATGACCAAGGCCATTCCCGACACCCAGGGCGCGGTGTCCGCGTCGCCGTCCGGTCCGGCCGGTGCCTCTGACCGGTTCGGGCGACTGCGCCGCCGGCTCTTCGGCAGCTCACCGCTGCTGATGACCGGTGTGCTGATCCTGCTGGTGATCTTCTTCTCGATCATGGCGCCGCAGGGCTTCCCGACGTTCGCCAACGCCCGGAACATCCTCATGGACATGGCGATCCTGCTGGTGATGGCCGTGGGCGTCACCTTCGTGATGGTCGCTGCCGGCTTCGACCTGTCAATCGGTTCGGTGCTGGTCTTCGGTCAGGTCTGCGCGGCCAAGGTGATGGGCGCCATGGGCGGGGACGGGATCGGCACCATGCTGGCCGGTCTCGCGGTGTCCGTCGGCGGCGGCGTCCTGTGGGGTCTGTTCAACGGGTGGTGCATCGCCAAACTCAAGGTGCCGGCGCTCATCACGACGCTGGGCACGCTCGGGGCGGCGCTGGGTGTCGCCTACCTGCTGACCAACGGCAACGACGTCCGCACCGTCCCGCGCATCCTGCGCACCTTCAACGCCCAGAACTTCCTCGGCCTGAAGTGGATCGTCTGGATCGCCCTGATCGTCGCCGTGATCGGCGGACTGATCCTGGCGTACACCAGGTTCGGCCGGCACACATACATCATCGGATCCAACGAGGAGACCGCCCGGCGCGCCGGCATCGACGTGCAGAGCCACCTCATCAAGCTGTATGCGATCACCGGGGCGCTGGCCGGACTGGCCGGCATGCTCTCGCTGATCCGTTACGGCACCACCACGATCGGCGGGCACGGCACCGACAGTCTCGCCGTCATCACCGGTGTCATCCTCGGCGGCACCAGCCTGTTCGGCGGCATCGGCATCGTCGCCGGCACCGTGGTCGGCCTGTCCATCCCCACCGTGCTCAACAACGGGTTCGTGGTGATGAACGTGCCGGCGTTCTGGCAGCAGGTGGCCATCGGTCTGATCCTGATCGCCGCGGTGTACGTCGACCAGCTCCGGCGCAAACGCCGCGACCAACCCTGA
- a CDS encoding ATP-binding cassette domain-containing protein, whose amino-acid sequence MSDTPLLEAQGIYKSYGHVDVLRGVDFSVHPGEVTALIGDNGAGKSTLVKILSGVQSFDGGDIVYKGQSIRFTSPLHARDLGIETVYQDLALAPDLGPAENTFAGREIMKSGLLGRLGVIDKAAMRKRALEAFVSLGTDVKDMDAPVAALSGGQRQSVAICRSVMWANDLVFMDEPTAALGVRQTRKVLDVIRRVADQGVAVVLISHNMPEVLQVSDRVQVLRMGRRVAEYRRGEADVETLVGAMTGALDGTAA is encoded by the coding sequence GTGAGCGATACCCCTCTGCTCGAGGCTCAGGGCATCTACAAGAGTTACGGCCATGTCGACGTTCTGCGCGGCGTCGACTTCTCGGTGCATCCCGGCGAGGTGACTGCGCTCATCGGCGACAACGGAGCCGGCAAGTCGACGCTGGTGAAGATCCTGTCCGGCGTCCAGTCGTTCGACGGCGGCGACATCGTCTACAAGGGCCAGTCCATCCGGTTCACGTCGCCGTTGCACGCCCGGGACCTCGGCATCGAGACCGTCTACCAGGACCTGGCGCTCGCGCCCGATCTCGGCCCGGCCGAGAACACGTTCGCCGGGCGGGAGATCATGAAGTCCGGTCTGCTGGGCCGGCTCGGGGTCATCGATAAGGCGGCGATGCGCAAGCGGGCGCTGGAGGCCTTCGTCTCCCTCGGTACCGACGTCAAGGACATGGACGCGCCGGTGGCCGCCCTGTCCGGTGGTCAACGCCAGAGCGTGGCCATCTGCCGGTCGGTCATGTGGGCCAACGACCTGGTCTTCATGGACGAACCCACCGCCGCGCTCGGCGTCCGGCAGACCCGCAAGGTCCTCGACGTCATCCGGCGGGTGGCCGACCAGGGGGTCGCCGTCGTGCTGATCAGCCACAACATGCCCGAGGTGCTGCAGGTGTCCGACCGGGTCCAGGTGCTGCGGATGGGCCGCCGTGTCGCCGAGTACCGACGCGGTGAGGCCGACGTGGAGACCCTCGTCGGAGCCATGACCGGTGCACTGGACGGGACGGCGGCATGA
- a CDS encoding winged helix DNA-binding domain-containing protein: MTARRRITVADRRRALVARQHVGRPFGGGIVELVDDLVALHATDPASVHLSVAARRPGTGGHELAESLYGRRDLVRMMGMRRTLFIVPRALAPIVQHSSADAVAVRIRRSLVKDLAPVVPAADRWLADVEDAVVERLVTDGDATATALVGHEPRLGTRIGDPDGRYGAVAITSRVLTVLGAQGRIVRGRPGGGWTASRYAWSAMSRWFPDGLPRLDPDTARVELLRRYLDRFGPVTPTDAAWWTGWSLTDTRRAMAALPVEEVDLGDGQVGLVLADLPPDVDDGGPAVALLPALDPTPMGWKDRDWYLGPDLRATLFDRSGNIGPSVWCRGEIVGGWSQRADGVVVHRLLRDIGAAARTAVAGEAERLTGWLAGTRVTPKFRTPLERELAKSSVTG, encoded by the coding sequence ATGACCGCCCGCCGTCGGATCACCGTCGCCGATCGCCGTCGGGCGCTCGTCGCGCGCCAGCACGTCGGCCGGCCGTTCGGCGGTGGGATCGTCGAGCTGGTCGATGATCTCGTCGCCCTGCACGCCACCGACCCGGCCAGCGTCCACCTGTCGGTCGCGGCCCGCCGACCGGGCACCGGCGGGCATGAGCTGGCCGAAAGTCTCTACGGGCGCCGCGATCTCGTCCGGATGATGGGGATGCGGCGGACGTTGTTCATCGTCCCGCGGGCCCTGGCCCCCATCGTCCAGCACTCCAGTGCCGACGCCGTCGCGGTCCGCATCCGCCGGTCGCTGGTCAAGGACCTGGCGCCCGTCGTGCCCGCGGCGGATCGCTGGCTGGCCGACGTGGAGGACGCGGTCGTCGAACGGCTGGTCACCGACGGCGACGCCACCGCCACCGCCCTGGTCGGCCACGAGCCGCGACTGGGCACCCGGATCGGAGACCCGGACGGCCGGTACGGGGCGGTCGCCATCACCAGCCGGGTGCTCACTGTGCTCGGCGCTCAGGGGCGCATCGTCCGCGGCCGTCCGGGGGGCGGCTGGACAGCCAGCCGTTACGCCTGGTCGGCGATGTCCCGGTGGTTCCCGGACGGACTGCCCCGACTCGACCCGGACACCGCGCGGGTCGAGTTGCTCCGCCGCTACCTGGACCGGTTCGGCCCGGTCACGCCGACCGACGCGGCGTGGTGGACCGGCTGGTCCCTGACCGATACCCGCCGGGCCATGGCCGCGCTCCCGGTCGAGGAGGTCGATCTGGGCGACGGGCAGGTCGGTCTCGTCCTCGCCGATCTCCCGCCGGACGTCGACGACGGCGGCCCCGCAGTGGCGCTGCTGCCCGCCCTCGACCCGACGCCGATGGGCTGGAAGGACCGCGACTGGTACCTGGGCCCGGATCTGCGGGCCACGTTGTTCGACCGGTCCGGCAACATCGGCCCTTCCGTCTGGTGCCGGGGCGAGATCGTCGGCGGGTGGAGTCAACGGGCCGACGGGGTCGTCGTCCACCGGTTGCTGCGTGACATCGGCGCGGCGGCACGGACGGCCGTGGCCGGGGAGGCGGAACGGTTGACCGGCTGGCTGGCGGGGACCCGGGTGACCCCCAAGTTCCGGACCCCGCTGGAACGGGAGCTGGCCAAGTCCTCCGTCACGGGCTGA
- a CDS encoding group I truncated hemoglobin — translation MTTSPTLFEALGGTPALKAAVDDFYRRVVADPELAPWFADVDMGALRRHQVLFLSAATGGPAAYDGRDMELAHRGLGITDAAFDRVAGHLRDTLISLGVDEPTTQTVLGAIGPLRAPIVQA, via the coding sequence GTGACCACGTCCCCCACGCTGTTCGAGGCCCTGGGCGGCACGCCCGCGCTGAAGGCCGCCGTCGACGACTTCTACCGCCGCGTGGTGGCCGATCCCGAGCTGGCGCCGTGGTTCGCGGACGTCGACATGGGCGCGTTGCGCCGCCACCAGGTGCTGTTCCTGTCCGCCGCGACCGGCGGCCCCGCCGCCTATGACGGCCGTGACATGGAGCTGGCCCACCGAGGGCTGGGCATCACCGACGCCGCCTTCGACCGGGTCGCCGGGCACCTGCGCGACACCCTGATCTCCCTCGGCGTCGACGAACCGACGACCCAGACCGTCCTCGGAGCCATCGGCCCGCTGCGCGCACCCATCGTGCAGGCCTGA
- a CDS encoding globin domain-containing protein translates to MADIDTAALQRSFAAVAAHGPDEVAQYFYSYLFLRYPETREMFPPGMARQRDRLVGALVRIVTQVDQLDELVPYLQDLGRDHRKFGALSAHYPAVGEALLAALAHFSGPSWTPELAAQWSAAYGLVAATMSGAAEQVAADEPAWWDAEVLEVDRRTFDIAVLRVRTDQPVPYLAGQSVSVEPTERRPREWRFYTPAVAPGGLEIELHARLLPGGPVSTALVRSVDKGDALRIGPPFGRMVLDPADRRPVVMIAGSTGLAPMKAFVDQLGRWAAESANPPRPVELFFGARSRREDYDAADLAALAGRYDWLTVTTVISDDIRWTGPRGLVGEVAVERVRDWPAHEVFVCGSPEMVATTRDLLAAAGAPPEQVHSEEFGQA, encoded by the coding sequence ATGGCCGACATCGACACCGCTGCCCTGCAGCGCAGTTTCGCCGCGGTCGCCGCCCACGGTCCCGACGAGGTCGCCCAGTACTTCTACAGCTACCTGTTCCTGCGCTACCCCGAGACCCGGGAGATGTTTCCGCCGGGCATGGCCCGGCAGCGTGACCGGCTCGTCGGCGCCCTGGTCCGCATCGTCACCCAGGTCGACCAGCTCGACGAGCTCGTGCCCTATCTGCAGGACCTCGGCCGTGACCACCGCAAGTTCGGGGCCCTGTCGGCCCACTATCCGGCGGTCGGCGAGGCGCTGCTGGCCGCGCTCGCGCACTTCAGTGGCCCGAGCTGGACCCCCGAGCTGGCCGCCCAGTGGTCCGCGGCCTACGGCCTGGTCGCGGCGACCATGAGCGGAGCCGCCGAGCAGGTCGCCGCGGACGAGCCGGCCTGGTGGGACGCCGAGGTGCTGGAGGTCGACCGCCGCACGTTCGACATCGCCGTACTGCGGGTCCGCACGGACCAACCCGTCCCCTACCTCGCCGGCCAGTCGGTGTCGGTGGAGCCGACCGAACGACGCCCCCGCGAATGGCGGTTCTACACCCCCGCGGTCGCCCCGGGGGGCCTGGAGATCGAGCTGCACGCCCGGCTGCTGCCCGGCGGCCCGGTGTCGACGGCGCTGGTCCGGTCGGTGGACAAGGGCGATGCCCTGCGTATCGGGCCGCCGTTCGGGCGGATGGTGCTCGACCCCGCCGACCGTCGGCCCGTCGTGATGATCGCGGGCAGTACCGGCCTGGCCCCGATGAAGGCGTTCGTCGACCAGCTCGGCCGGTGGGCGGCCGAGTCCGCGAACCCGCCACGGCCGGTCGAGCTGTTCTTCGGCGCCCGCAGCCGCCGCGAGGACTACGACGCGGCCGATCTGGCCGCCCTGGCCGGCCGGTACGACTGGCTCACGGTGACCACCGTCATCAGCGACGACATCCGTTGGACCGGACCCCGCGGCCTGGTCGGGGAGGTCGCGGTGGAGCGGGTCCGCGACTGGCCGGCGCACGAGGTGTTCGTCTGCGGATCGCCCGAGATGGTCGCGACCACCCGGGATCTGCTCGCCGCCGCGGGAGCGCCACCGGAGCAGGTGCACAGCGAAGAGTTCGGACAGGCCTGA
- a CDS encoding DivIVA domain-containing protein, which produces MTSAIHPDGAPGTGAPITGRDIHTVTFAGAKGRNQGYDTEEVDAFLERCADGVERLHADLAAARAEIAQLRDKMDRDSRSTEVEQAISVLTTAQQTADQTVADADDYSRRVMAEAQSTYEDARRNAAVLEQEAEEKARAVYDEALQRAVSISRENADYVELLEQNAAAAQQRLEQQTMYLRTLRDSTRTQMESFLEGLLDHLATEYGKADPAAAQAASPASTRSGARRGRRRTAERAALARGAAGRNGSRPSTEASTVTAGRSSSPAAPRATPTVLPQQRGPVDPYGR; this is translated from the coding sequence ATGACGAGTGCCATTCACCCGGACGGCGCGCCCGGAACCGGCGCACCGATCACCGGTCGGGACATCCACACGGTGACGTTCGCGGGCGCCAAGGGCCGCAACCAGGGATACGACACCGAGGAGGTCGACGCCTTCCTGGAGCGCTGCGCCGACGGTGTCGAACGCCTGCACGCCGACCTCGCCGCCGCCCGGGCCGAGATCGCCCAGCTCCGCGACAAGATGGACCGGGACAGCCGGAGCACGGAGGTCGAGCAGGCCATCAGCGTGCTCACCACCGCGCAGCAGACCGCGGACCAGACCGTGGCGGACGCCGACGACTACAGCCGCCGCGTGATGGCCGAGGCGCAGAGCACCTACGAGGACGCCCGCCGCAACGCCGCCGTGCTGGAGCAGGAGGCCGAGGAGAAGGCGCGCGCCGTCTACGACGAGGCCCTGCAGCGCGCCGTCAGCATCAGCCGCGAGAACGCCGACTATGTCGAGCTTCTCGAGCAGAACGCGGCCGCGGCCCAGCAGCGGCTCGAACAGCAGACCATGTACCTGCGCACCCTGCGGGACAGCACCCGGACGCAGATGGAGTCGTTCCTGGAGGGGCTGCTCGACCATCTGGCCACCGAGTACGGCAAGGCCGATCCGGCCGCCGCGCAGGCCGCCTCCCCCGCGTCGACCCGATCCGGAGCACGGCGGGGCCGGCGGCGCACCGCCGAGCGGGCGGCGCTGGCCCGGGGTGCGGCCGGCCGCAACGGTTCCCGACCCAGCACCGAGGCCTCGACGGTCACGGCCGGCCGCAGCAGCTCGCCGGCCGCCCCGCGGGCGACGCCGACGGTCCTGCCCCAACAGCGCGGCCCGGTCGACCCCTACGGCCGCTGA
- a CDS encoding TetR/AcrR family transcriptional regulator has product MADVKGGRRSYDGSGRQEKARSTRRAIVAAARELLEQSGFTGTSMAAVARRAGVSAESVYKAFGSKAALVKEVFDVTIAGDDEPVPVADRPEVHRIQQEPDARRKMRLYVQGAAERASRSAGIQLVLRNGAEADPAVARLWAQVQDERLAGMTMFARHLAETGCLAAGVDVEYARDVLWTCTAVEVYDLLVHQRGWALTAYADWLDSILSTSLLDPVAGVGSQRP; this is encoded by the coding sequence GTGGCTGACGTCAAGGGCGGGCGCCGGAGCTACGACGGCAGTGGCCGTCAGGAGAAGGCCCGGTCGACCCGTCGGGCGATCGTCGCCGCCGCCCGGGAATTGCTGGAGCAGTCCGGATTCACCGGCACGTCGATGGCCGCGGTCGCCCGGCGGGCCGGTGTCTCCGCCGAGAGCGTCTACAAGGCGTTCGGGTCCAAGGCGGCCCTGGTCAAGGAGGTCTTCGACGTCACCATCGCCGGGGACGACGAACCCGTACCGGTGGCCGACCGCCCTGAGGTGCACCGCATTCAGCAGGAACCCGACGCCCGCCGGAAGATGCGGCTCTACGTCCAGGGAGCCGCCGAGCGGGCATCGCGGTCGGCCGGCATCCAGCTGGTGCTGCGCAACGGCGCCGAGGCCGACCCGGCGGTCGCCCGGTTGTGGGCCCAGGTGCAGGACGAGCGGCTGGCCGGCATGACGATGTTCGCCCGGCACCTGGCCGAGACCGGCTGTCTGGCGGCGGGAGTCGACGTCGAGTATGCGCGTGACGTGCTCTGGACGTGTACCGCGGTGGAGGTCTACGACTTGCTGGTCCACCAGCGGGGGTGGGCGCTGACCGCCTACGCCGACTGGCTCGACAGCATCCTCAGCACGTCACTGCTCGACCCCGTCGCCGGAGTAGGGAGTCAGCGGCCGTAG
- a CDS encoding ester cyclase: MATTPVPPTTADPLLRAAALRSIAIMADGDRAAFDRVIADGAVNHEAASEPPAARVGGPAGFHATALWLRGAFADLGHRIDHVVTDGDLVVVDTTMSGRHVGPFAVFTPDGDVDQVWAPTGRTFAVKQTHWLRVRVTDGQARVTEHWAVRDDLGQGRQLGWVPPTPLYLLRCARAKRRALRTPAAVS; this comes from the coding sequence ATGGCGACCACCCCCGTACCCCCGACCACCGCGGATCCGCTCCTCCGCGCAGCTGCCCTGCGCAGCATCGCGATCATGGCCGACGGGGACCGGGCCGCGTTCGACCGGGTCATCGCCGACGGAGCCGTGAACCACGAGGCCGCGAGTGAACCACCCGCGGCCCGGGTCGGCGGCCCCGCCGGCTTCCACGCCACTGCCCTGTGGTTGCGGGGCGCCTTCGCCGACCTCGGCCACCGGATCGACCACGTCGTGACGGACGGCGATCTTGTCGTCGTCGACACCACCATGAGCGGGCGGCATGTCGGCCCGTTCGCCGTCTTCACCCCGGACGGTGACGTGGACCAGGTGTGGGCGCCGACCGGCCGGACGTTCGCGGTCAAGCAGACCCACTGGCTGCGCGTCCGCGTGACCGACGGCCAGGCCCGGGTGACCGAGCACTGGGCGGTGCGGGACGACCTCGGACAGGGCCGCCAGCTGGGCTGGGTCCCGCCCACCCCGCTCTACCTACTGCGCTGCGCCCGGGCGAAGCGCCGGGCTCTCCGGACGCCGGCCGCGGTCAGCTGA
- a CDS encoding MFS transporter, producing the protein MNLLPPGPQADLPARRREQFGWKMFDWAWSTFITTVLGVMLGPFLTGIAQTAAADQPDGRISVLGIALRPEAFYPAVVTAATLIALPLMLVIGAVADRTPHKRVLLGALAGIGAVSTMAFFLVADTRYVLGGLLTIVASAAYQCAGVVYNSFLPDIATVDERDRVSAAGWAFGYASGAVMLGINLAMVALLPRYTGMSTETAVRLCLLTAGLWWALWLGIPMARLRDRRPREPLDLGPAVRASVGSLAATARQAPRYPMTFLFLLAFLLYKDGIGTIFSLASTFASSELRLSQSVIVVGVLVLNVVGVLGSLVMARIADRAGTKRTILGSLVVWVLVCLYGVLVPADSPIAFYLMTGLIALVIAGTQALSRSLYSKIIPRDREAEYFGLYGLGAQGTAWIGSLVFTLVLQWTGSYRSAIGILVVFFLAGGLVLWKVDVERGERDAAAGSRASSADLPSVS; encoded by the coding sequence ATGAACCTCCTGCCGCCCGGCCCGCAGGCCGACCTGCCGGCCCGCCGACGGGAACAGTTCGGCTGGAAGATGTTCGACTGGGCCTGGTCGACGTTCATCACCACGGTCCTCGGGGTGATGCTCGGACCGTTCCTCACCGGTATCGCCCAGACCGCCGCCGCCGACCAACCGGACGGCCGGATCTCCGTACTCGGGATCGCGCTGCGGCCCGAGGCCTTTTATCCGGCGGTGGTCACCGCGGCCACGCTGATCGCCCTCCCGCTCATGCTGGTCATCGGCGCGGTGGCCGACCGGACCCCGCACAAGCGGGTGCTGCTCGGGGCGCTGGCCGGGATCGGTGCCGTGTCGACCATGGCCTTCTTCCTCGTCGCCGACACCCGTTACGTCCTGGGCGGTCTGCTGACCATCGTCGCCTCGGCCGCGTACCAGTGCGCCGGGGTCGTCTACAACTCGTTCCTGCCGGACATTGCGACCGTCGACGAGCGCGATCGGGTGTCCGCGGCCGGATGGGCCTTCGGGTACGCGTCGGGCGCGGTCATGCTCGGCATCAACCTGGCCATGGTGGCGCTGCTGCCGCGGTACACGGGGATGTCCACCGAGACCGCGGTCCGGCTCTGTCTGCTGACCGCCGGTCTGTGGTGGGCCCTGTGGCTGGGCATCCCGATGGCCCGGCTCCGCGATCGTCGGCCCCGGGAGCCGTTGGACCTCGGCCCGGCGGTCCGGGCCTCCGTCGGTTCGCTGGCCGCGACGGCCCGGCAGGCGCCCCGCTATCCGATGACCTTCCTGTTCCTGCTGGCGTTCCTGCTCTACAAGGACGGCATCGGCACGATCTTCTCGCTGGCCTCCACCTTCGCCTCGTCCGAGCTCCGGTTGAGCCAGAGTGTCATCGTCGTCGGTGTTCTCGTGCTCAACGTGGTCGGGGTGCTCGGCTCGCTGGTCATGGCGCGGATCGCCGACCGGGCCGGGACGAAGCGCACCATCCTCGGCTCGCTGGTGGTGTGGGTGCTCGTCTGCCTGTACGGGGTGCTGGTGCCGGCCGACAGTCCGATCGCCTTCTATCTGATGACCGGCCTCATCGCGCTGGTGATCGCGGGGACCCAGGCGTTGTCCCGGTCGCTGTACTCCAAGATCATCCCGCGGGACCGGGAGGCCGAGTACTTCGGCCTCTACGGGTTGGGCGCGCAGGGCACGGCCTGGATCGGATCGCTCGTCTTCACCCTGGTCCTGCAGTGGACCGGGTCCTACCGCAGTGCCATCGGCATCCTGGTCGTCTTCTTCCTCGCCGGCGGGCTGGTGCTGTGGAAGGTCGACGTCGAGCGGGGCGAACGGGACGCGGCGGCCGGGTCGCGGGCGTCCTCGGCGGACCTGCCGTCGGTCAGCTGA